The following coding sequences lie in one Metallumcola ferriviriculae genomic window:
- a CDS encoding acyl-CoA dehydrogenase family protein yields the protein MDRNIFQEEHRIFRSAFQSFIKKDVLPHYDKWEEKRIVPREFWLQMGSQGYLCPQLEEKYGGMGADFRYNIIINEELAKVAMGTLGVPLHNDIIAPYLQMYCNEAQKRQWLPKCASGKAILAIAMTEPGAGSDLQSIKTTAIKDGDSYVLNGQKTFISNGISADLVLVACKTDPKAQPGYRGISLIMVERDTPGFIRGRQLDKIGMHSQDTAELFFEECRVPAANLVGTEGEGFKYMMKKLPHERLVVAVGCQAAAEEMLKETLEFTRVRSAFGKPIQEFQHTRFKLAEIATEIELGRVFVDRLIDRVIQGEDITVEGAMAKWWVSDMANRVAYDCLQLHGGYGYMEEYKIARWYRDIRVATIYAGSNEIMKEVIGRSLQ from the coding sequence TTGGATCGGAATATTTTCCAAGAAGAACATCGTATTTTTCGCAGTGCTTTTCAGAGCTTCATTAAAAAGGATGTTTTACCCCATTATGATAAATGGGAAGAAAAGCGTATCGTGCCCCGGGAGTTTTGGCTTCAAATGGGGTCCCAGGGCTACCTTTGTCCACAGTTAGAGGAGAAGTACGGCGGTATGGGTGCAGATTTTCGGTACAATATCATCATCAATGAAGAACTGGCGAAGGTTGCCATGGGCACTTTGGGCGTACCCCTGCATAACGATATTATTGCGCCTTACTTGCAAATGTACTGTAATGAAGCACAAAAACGGCAATGGCTGCCCAAATGTGCGTCTGGGAAAGCAATCCTTGCTATCGCCATGACGGAACCAGGGGCCGGTAGTGATCTGCAGTCAATTAAAACCACTGCTATTAAAGACGGCGATTCCTACGTGCTTAATGGCCAGAAAACATTCATCTCCAACGGCATATCCGCTGATTTGGTACTGGTAGCTTGCAAGACGGACCCTAAAGCTCAGCCGGGCTACCGCGGTATTAGTCTGATTATGGTGGAACGGGATACCCCCGGCTTCATCCGCGGGCGTCAACTAGACAAAATAGGCATGCATAGTCAGGATACCGCGGAGCTGTTCTTTGAAGAGTGCCGCGTACCTGCCGCTAACCTGGTAGGCACTGAGGGAGAAGGCTTTAAATATATGATGAAGAAGCTGCCTCACGAACGATTGGTGGTGGCTGTGGGCTGCCAGGCGGCGGCGGAAGAAATGCTCAAAGAAACCCTGGAATTCACCCGGGTACGCAGTGCCTTCGGTAAACCTATCCAAGAATTCCAACATACCCGCTTCAAATTGGCGGAAATCGCCACCGAAATAGAACTTGGTCGGGTGTTTGTCGACCGCCTCATCGACAGAGTTATTCAGGGTGAGGATATTACCGTGGAAGGCGCCATGGCCAAGTGGTGGGTCTCCGATATGGCCAACAGAGTGGCTTATGACTGCCTGCAGCTTCACGGCGGTTACGGCTACATGGAGGAGTATAAGATTGCCCGCTGGTATCGTGATATTCGCGTAGCTACCATTTACGCCGGCTCCAACGAAATCATGAAAGAAGTAATCGGCCGCAGTCTCCAATAA
- a CDS encoding acetyl-CoA acetyltransferase yields MSKGIKDQVAVIGMGCTQFGEHWDKSAADLMVDAAYEAYNDAGIQPDQVDAYWLGTMQSGLAGFFLSGPLKSQYKPVTRVENMCATGSEAFRNACYAVASGAYDVVMAVGVEKLKDSGYSGLTLTEPADDGTRPDITAPAAFSLLAPAYFNRYGLEQEKGKEVLGRIAWKNHKNGALNPKAQYRAEIPLEKICASPMVASPLGVLDCSGVADGAAAAIIVRAEDAKKYVKNPTYVKALAVSSGPGTGILYPEFDFTSIPENCAAAKDAYSQAGITDPRKELSMAEVHDCFTPTELVIYEDLGFSARGKGWQDVLNGVFDLEGELPVNPDGGLKSFGHPIGASGLRMLYEAHLQLQGRAGQRQLPDAKLALTHNLGGFPWQCVCFISIVGNELSPGGC; encoded by the coding sequence ATGAGTAAGGGAATTAAAGATCAGGTAGCCGTTATCGGTATGGGTTGCACCCAATTTGGTGAGCACTGGGATAAAAGTGCCGCTGATCTGATGGTTGATGCCGCATACGAGGCATATAATGATGCCGGTATTCAGCCGGACCAGGTGGATGCATACTGGCTCGGCACTATGCAATCAGGCCTGGCGGGCTTCTTCCTTTCCGGGCCGCTCAAGTCGCAATACAAGCCGGTAACCAGGGTTGAGAATATGTGTGCGACTGGTTCGGAGGCTTTTCGAAATGCTTGTTATGCGGTAGCCAGCGGGGCATATGACGTGGTGATGGCGGTGGGTGTGGAAAAACTAAAGGATTCAGGCTACAGCGGGTTGACGCTGACGGAACCCGCTGACGACGGTACCAGACCGGACATCACGGCACCTGCGGCTTTTTCGCTGCTGGCCCCGGCATATTTTAATAGATATGGGCTGGAGCAGGAAAAAGGTAAAGAAGTATTGGGGAGAATTGCCTGGAAAAATCATAAAAACGGTGCCCTTAACCCTAAGGCCCAATATCGAGCGGAAATACCGCTGGAAAAAATCTGTGCCTCGCCTATGGTGGCATCGCCCTTAGGCGTGTTGGACTGTTCCGGCGTAGCGGATGGTGCGGCGGCAGCTATAATTGTTCGGGCTGAGGATGCGAAAAAGTATGTCAAAAATCCTACCTACGTTAAAGCACTGGCAGTATCCAGCGGTCCCGGCACCGGTATCCTTTATCCGGAATTTGATTTTACTTCCATTCCGGAAAATTGTGCCGCTGCTAAGGATGCCTATTCCCAGGCCGGGATTACCGATCCCCGGAAGGAATTGAGTATGGCAGAGGTGCATGATTGTTTTACGCCGACGGAATTGGTAATTTACGAAGACTTGGGCTTTAGTGCCCGGGGTAAGGGCTGGCAAGATGTACTCAACGGTGTCTTTGATTTGGAAGGAGAACTACCGGTTAATCCCGATGGCGGCCTTAAATCATTTGGCCACCCAATCGGTGCCAGCGGCCTTAGGATGCTGTATGAGGCGCACCTCCAACTCCAGGGCCGGGCAGGCCAACGGCAGCTCCCGGACGCTAAGCTTGCCTTGACTCATAATTTGGGCGGCTTTCCCTGGCAGTGCGTTTGCTTTATCTCTATTGTTGGCAATGAGTTATCCCCTGGGGGGTGTTAG
- a CDS encoding OB-fold domain-containing protein has product MTGISGYGTWVPYFRMKRENISGAWGMPTGRGERAVANFDEDSVSMAVNAGMNCLPGNDARDIDALFFATTTAPYREKGSGGTMAAALGLRQDVRTIEMGGSLRSGIAALITGFDLAAGGKRVLVTSADCRLAAPQSAYEQVLGDGGCAFLLDDKDVIAEIEHCESFNQELQGYWRGNEDKFLQTAEDRFSGSKYAKIVVSALGQFATEHSISVGDFQKVIIDAPTPKLQLTVAKMLGLDREQLVSGILEMVGHTGAAAASMMLAKGLSEAKSGDRILVVAFGEGCDIVTMKVTDNIAKYDPRHTLAEQLAQKDDQLQYTAYLKWRGLIDTEPPRRPETQVPSQPALYRNNQQNLGFEGCRCTNCGTAQFPKQRVCVHCRAKDEMEEYSFRGKDGKVVTFTADYLAASPAPPSIFAVVDFDGGGRMLAEVTDCPEQQVKIGERVQFTFRRLYSVGGVSNYFWKAVPKRGEVNE; this is encoded by the coding sequence ATGACCGGTATTAGTGGATATGGAACATGGGTTCCTTATTTCCGGATGAAAAGGGAAAACATCAGCGGTGCCTGGGGGATGCCCACGGGTAGAGGTGAAAGAGCGGTAGCGAATTTCGATGAGGATAGTGTCTCCATGGCGGTAAACGCAGGCATGAATTGTCTGCCCGGTAATGATGCTAGAGATATTGACGCGCTGTTCTTTGCCACCACCACGGCGCCGTATCGGGAAAAGGGATCGGGTGGTACCATGGCGGCCGCGTTGGGGCTACGGCAGGATGTTCGTACTATTGAAATGGGCGGAAGTCTTCGGTCAGGCATAGCGGCTTTAATCACTGGTTTTGATTTGGCTGCGGGTGGTAAAAGGGTATTGGTTACATCAGCGGACTGCCGTCTGGCTGCGCCTCAGAGTGCTTATGAACAGGTGCTTGGCGATGGCGGCTGTGCGTTTTTGTTGGATGATAAAGATGTAATCGCCGAAATTGAGCACTGCGAAAGCTTCAATCAGGAACTGCAGGGCTACTGGCGGGGGAATGAGGATAAATTTTTACAAACTGCCGAGGACCGCTTTTCCGGCAGCAAATATGCAAAAATAGTAGTATCGGCACTGGGTCAGTTTGCCACTGAGCATAGCATTAGTGTCGGGGATTTTCAAAAGGTGATTATCGATGCCCCGACACCTAAACTGCAGCTGACAGTGGCTAAGATGCTGGGATTGGATAGGGAGCAGCTTGTAAGCGGTATTTTGGAAATGGTTGGGCACACCGGTGCTGCAGCTGCGTCCATGATGCTGGCCAAGGGCTTAAGTGAAGCAAAAAGCGGCGATCGTATCTTAGTTGTGGCCTTTGGCGAGGGGTGTGATATTGTCACAATGAAAGTAACGGACAATATCGCTAAATATGACCCGCGTCATACTTTGGCAGAACAGTTGGCTCAAAAGGATGACCAACTGCAGTATACCGCCTATCTCAAATGGCGGGGTCTGATAGATACTGAGCCGCCACGGCGGCCGGAAACACAGGTGCCGTCGCAGCCAGCGCTCTATCGAAACAATCAGCAAAATCTTGGCTTCGAGGGCTGCCGCTGTACCAACTGCGGCACGGCCCAATTCCCGAAACAACGGGTTTGTGTACATTGTCGGGCTAAGGATGAGATGGAGGAATATTCATTTCGTGGTAAGGACGGTAAGGTAGTGACCTTTACGGCGGACTACCTGGCTGCGTCTCCGGCGCCGCCAAGCATTTTTGCTGTGGTAGACTTTGATGGCGGCGGCAGGATGTTAGCGGAGGTGACTGACTGTCCCGAGCAGCAGGTGAAAATTGGTGAGCGGGTGCAGTTTACTTTCCGGCGTCTTTACAGCGTTGGCGGCGTCAGCAATTACTTCTGGAAGGCAGTGCCAAAGCGAGGTGAGGTCAATGAGTAA
- a CDS encoding SDR family NAD(P)-dependent oxidoreductase: MGYLDNKVAIVTGSGRGIGRAVAEMFAREGARVVIADKDQEPANEAAAAAKAAGAEAAVLAGDITQPDFPAKLVETAISSFGRLDILVNNAGYTWDGMVHKMDDQQFQAMLDIHLLAPFRLIRAAAPYMRDQAREEIARGETVQRKIVNVTSVAGLMGNVGQANYSAAKAGLVGLTKTVAKEWGAFNINCNAVAFGIVDTRLTRPKEQGETVDGKAVGIPDQIRSMMLKMVPQRRPGSVEEAASGIFYLASPFSDYVNGEVLKVDGGFYA; encoded by the coding sequence ATGGGATATTTAGATAATAAAGTCGCAATAGTCACCGGGTCCGGACGAGGTATCGGCCGAGCGGTGGCGGAAATGTTTGCCCGGGAAGGGGCTAGGGTAGTAATTGCCGATAAGGACCAAGAGCCAGCAAACGAAGCAGCGGCTGCAGCAAAAGCGGCGGGCGCTGAGGCAGCGGTATTGGCCGGCGACATCACCCAACCGGACTTTCCAGCCAAATTAGTGGAGACTGCCATTTCTTCTTTTGGCCGACTGGATATTTTAGTTAATAATGCCGGTTATACCTGGGACGGTATGGTGCACAAAATGGATGACCAACAGTTTCAGGCCATGTTGGATATACATCTTTTGGCACCCTTTCGTCTGATCAGAGCGGCAGCACCCTACATGCGTGACCAGGCCCGGGAAGAGATCGCCCGGGGGGAAACAGTCCAGCGCAAGATAGTCAATGTCACTTCAGTTGCCGGCCTAATGGGTAACGTGGGTCAGGCCAATTACTCAGCAGCCAAGGCTGGACTAGTCGGACTTACCAAGACCGTAGCTAAGGAATGGGGCGCATTTAACATTAACTGCAATGCCGTAGCCTTCGGTATCGTGGATACTCGTCTCACGCGTCCTAAAGAACAGGGCGAGACCGTAGACGGCAAAGCAGTCGGCATCCCAGACCAGATACGTTCCATGATGCTGAAGATGGTCCCTCAGCGCCGCCCCGGCAGCGTCGAAGAGGCCGCCTCCGGCATCTTCTACCTGGCCTCACCCTTTTCCGATTACGTCAACGGTGAAGTGCTAAAAGTAGACGGCGGTTTCTACGCTTAA
- a CDS encoding MaoC/PaaZ C-terminal domain-containing protein: MAIEYKTGESFPPLEKPPITREQLVRFAGASGDFNPLHYDDSIGKKAGTGGVIAHGMLVMGMVGEAVNRWVPRKSLKKLSVRFKGMTYPGDVITISSKIVGVDQRETGVYLKCEVTAADQAGKVKIGGYFEALVQN, encoded by the coding sequence ATGGCTATTGAATATAAAACGGGGGAGTCCTTTCCACCGTTAGAAAAACCCCCCATTACTCGGGAACAATTGGTCCGGTTTGCCGGTGCATCCGGAGATTTTAATCCCCTGCATTACGATGACAGTATTGGTAAAAAGGCCGGTACCGGCGGCGTTATTGCTCACGGAATGCTGGTGATGGGTATGGTGGGAGAAGCTGTAAACCGCTGGGTGCCCAGAAAGTCTTTAAAGAAATTATCCGTCCGTTTTAAGGGTATGACCTATCCCGGCGATGTGATAACCATCAGCAGTAAAATAGTAGGGGTAGATCAAAGAGAAACAGGCGTATACCTTAAATGTGAGGTCACTGCGGCAGACCAAGCGGGTAAGGTGAAGATCGGCGGTTATTTCGAGGCGTTGGTGCAGAATTAA
- a CDS encoding MaoC family dehydratase N-terminal domain-containing protein, translating to MGLQEKKGFKFPEFTMTIERGKIREFIRAVGDDSPIYTNVQAAEEAGFQDTTIPPTFMQVADMWSGPDFMTQCEQLEINPVMILHGEQEYEYLGDVYPGDEITGSCQVVDIRTKKGSSGGMNIIQLETMYHNQHDQPVMVSRTKIIERF from the coding sequence ATGGGTTTACAGGAGAAAAAGGGCTTTAAGTTCCCCGAATTCACTATGACCATAGAGCGGGGGAAAATTCGGGAGTTTATCAGGGCCGTAGGTGATGATTCCCCCATATATACCAATGTGCAGGCGGCCGAAGAGGCGGGATTTCAAGATACCACCATACCGCCCACCTTTATGCAGGTAGCGGATATGTGGTCCGGACCGGATTTTATGACCCAATGTGAGCAATTGGAGATTAATCCGGTAATGATACTGCACGGTGAGCAGGAATACGAGTATTTGGGAGATGTTTATCCGGGGGACGAAATCACCGGCAGCTGTCAGGTGGTGGATATTCGTACGAAAAAGGGATCGTCCGGCGGCATGAATATTATCCAATTGGAAACTATGTATCATAATCAGCACGACCAACCGGTGATGGTCAGCCGGACCAAAATTATCGAACGTTTTTAG
- a CDS encoding sigma 54-interacting transcriptional regulator: MKPKDIMEPFQATIHPDSTLDTAIKAMSKCRLNILPVTDAGGRLLGIFTRSMLLNLVRERKPLDTEIKPHFYRQVVTVPEDEFYDVEKLFGEFLGTKRNTNFGKISTVIVTDKSGEYLSGVVTKEGLIQYLMGESFKLKKRLEAALEATQEELRRVKLKQHSKYSFRELLDSTPSVSRMVTMAQKAARQSSTILIQGESGTGKEWFAHALHKASQRAGGPFITVNCAAIPEHLLESEFFGYDEGAFTGASKKGKFGKLDMAHGGTLFLDEIGDMSPSLQSKILRVLQEKEFYRVGGTEKVFVDVRVIAATNQPLETLVAQKKFREDLFYRLNVVNFTMPPLRDRREDIPSLIDYFIKELNQTLNTGVTGISDDALGILMGYRLPGNIRELRNIMERAMIFAESGKITQTDLPDKLQSVPNRGPGAVVNMMAVVERKEREIIIEALENAEGNKSRAAKLLGMSRSTLYEKIRKFDISC, encoded by the coding sequence ATGAAACCCAAGGATATTATGGAACCGTTCCAGGCCACTATACACCCAGACAGCACTCTGGATACAGCTATTAAAGCGATGAGCAAATGCCGCTTAAATATTCTGCCGGTAACTGATGCCGGGGGACGTTTGCTGGGGATTTTTACTCGTTCCATGCTGCTTAACTTGGTAAGGGAAAGAAAGCCGCTGGATACGGAAATTAAGCCGCATTTTTATCGTCAGGTGGTGACGGTGCCTGAGGATGAGTTTTACGATGTGGAGAAGCTCTTCGGTGAATTTTTAGGCACCAAGCGTAACACTAACTTCGGGAAAATCAGCACGGTCATTGTTACAGATAAGAGTGGGGAATATCTTTCCGGTGTGGTAACGAAGGAAGGTTTAATCCAGTACTTAATGGGCGAGTCTTTTAAGCTTAAGAAACGCTTAGAGGCGGCTTTAGAGGCGACTCAGGAAGAACTTCGCCGGGTGAAATTGAAGCAGCATTCTAAGTACTCGTTTCGAGAATTATTGGACAGCACACCTTCGGTTTCTCGGATGGTAACCATGGCCCAAAAGGCAGCGCGTCAGAGTTCTACTATCTTGATTCAGGGGGAAAGCGGTACTGGCAAGGAGTGGTTTGCCCATGCCCTGCATAAGGCCAGCCAAAGGGCTGGCGGACCTTTTATTACGGTCAATTGCGCCGCAATACCGGAGCATTTGTTGGAATCTGAGTTTTTTGGCTATGATGAGGGTGCATTTACCGGTGCCAGTAAAAAGGGTAAGTTCGGTAAGCTGGACATGGCTCACGGCGGCACGCTCTTCTTGGATGAAATCGGCGATATGTCGCCCTCACTGCAGTCAAAGATACTGAGGGTGCTGCAGGAGAAAGAATTTTACCGGGTGGGCGGCACGGAAAAGGTCTTTGTAGATGTGCGGGTAATTGCCGCTACGAACCAGCCGTTAGAAACTCTGGTGGCTCAGAAAAAATTTCGGGAGGACTTGTTTTACCGCCTCAATGTGGTTAACTTTACCATGCCCCCGTTAAGGGACCGGCGGGAGGATATTCCCAGCCTAATTGACTATTTTATCAAGGAATTGAATCAAACACTCAATACAGGGGTGACAGGCATTAGCGACGATGCTCTGGGGATTCTGATGGGCTATCGTTTGCCGGGTAATATTCGTGAGCTGAGAAATATTATGGAGCGGGCGATGATTTTTGCTGAGTCTGGTAAAATAACGCAAACAGACCTGCCTGACAAATTGCAGTCTGTGCCAAATCGGGGCCCCGGTGCTGTGGTCAATATGATGGCGGTGGTGGAGCGTAAGGAACGGGAGATAATCATCGAAGCGCTGGAAAATGCTGAGGGCAATAAATCTCGTGCTGCTAAGCTGTTAGGCATGAGCCGCTCCACGCTCTATGAGAAAATAAGAAAGTTTGATATTAGCTGCTGA
- a CDS encoding CaiB/BaiF CoA transferase family protein: protein MLKGLRILDLTRLLPGPYATQLLADMGAEVLKVEDTVQGDYMRWMKPHFPGTKDSALFWGLNRNKESIKLDLKSDAGKSKFLELVRQYDVVLEGFRPGVMDKLGLGYDKLKEVNSGIIMCAISGYGQDGPYRERAGHDINYNAIAGALGLSGHQDGPPVVPAVQVADIGGGGLMAAVGILAAYVEKLNTGEGRYIDISMMDGVVSWMAMLMMQHAAGDPTLARGASMLNGGMPCYNVYKTKDDKYMSLGALEEKFWRVFCGTVGREDLIPRQFDADPSARAEVAAIFVGRTRAEWSEVFAGQDVCCEPVLDINEVAAHPQVAHRGLLKNMPHPKAGQVKVTANPIKFPGAPETEDTLPPGWGENNTNS, encoded by the coding sequence GTGTTGAAGGGTTTGCGTATTTTGGATCTGACGCGGCTGCTGCCGGGGCCGTATGCGACGCAGTTGTTAGCTGATATGGGTGCTGAGGTGCTGAAGGTGGAGGATACGGTGCAGGGGGATTATATGCGCTGGATGAAGCCGCACTTTCCGGGGACGAAGGACAGTGCGCTGTTTTGGGGATTAAACCGAAATAAAGAAAGCATCAAGCTTGATTTAAAAAGTGACGCCGGGAAGAGCAAGTTTCTCGAGCTGGTGCGACAATATGACGTGGTGCTGGAGGGCTTTCGGCCTGGGGTGATGGATAAATTGGGTCTTGGCTACGATAAGCTTAAGGAGGTTAACTCGGGCATAATAATGTGCGCCATTAGCGGTTATGGCCAGGACGGGCCCTATCGGGAACGGGCCGGGCATGACATTAATTATAATGCCATCGCCGGGGCGCTGGGACTAAGCGGTCACCAGGACGGCCCGCCGGTGGTGCCGGCGGTGCAGGTGGCGGATATAGGCGGCGGCGGTCTGATGGCGGCGGTGGGGATATTGGCGGCATATGTGGAAAAGCTTAATACCGGTGAAGGACGTTACATAGATATTTCCATGATGGATGGGGTGGTGTCCTGGATGGCGATGCTGATGATGCAGCATGCTGCCGGCGACCCGACGCTGGCTCGGGGTGCCTCCATGCTTAACGGTGGTATGCCCTGCTACAATGTCTATAAGACCAAGGATGATAAATATATGAGCTTGGGTGCTTTGGAAGAGAAATTTTGGCGGGTATTTTGCGGGACTGTGGGCCGGGAGGATTTGATACCGCGGCAGTTTGATGCTGATCCTTCCGCCAGGGCTGAGGTGGCAGCCATTTTTGTCGGCAGGACTCGTGCAGAATGGTCAGAAGTGTTCGCTGGTCAGGATGTCTGTTGTGAACCGGTGCTTGATATTAACGAGGTGGCCGCGCATCCCCAGGTGGCCCATCGGGGTCTGCTCAAGAATATGCCTCACCCGAAGGCTGGGCAGGTAAAAGTAACGGCCAATCCGATCAAATTTCCCGGTGCACCGGAGACCGAGGATACGCTGCCGCCGGGCTGGGGCGAAAATAACACCAATTCCTGA
- a CDS encoding long-chain fatty acid--CoA ligase produces the protein MMKFDLTLRVLLERANQLFPKKEIITRDYSGTFRYTYADFYKRVNRLANTLKELGVKPGDRVGTLAWNHHRHLELYFGVPCSGAVLHTLNLRLSPDQLAYVINHGEDKVIFVDKDLVPLAEAVKEKLTTVKHFVVMSDTEELPASHLSPAASYEALLSKASDQYDFPDIDEWSTAAMCYTTATTGNPKGVEYTHRGLVLHSYTAALPDALNISESDRIMPFVPMFHANAWGLPFVCTFLGTTQVFPGPRPTPEDICAVIDEHKVTLAAGVPTIWMGTLNVWETGRYDHTSLRALICGGSAVPRALHKAYLDKLGLPIIHAYGMTETTPVVLVCNPKSYMQDMNEDDKLDLASKQGILVPGLEMKVVNEDGNEVPWDGRSMGELLVRGPWIAKEYYKEPERSKPAFADGWLHTGDIVNVDPEGYCFIVDRAKDLIKSGGEWISSIDLENTIMAHPAVLEAAVIAMPHDKWVERPLACVVLKEDHRGSTTADEIIHFLTDQVPKIWLPDRVEFIEEIPKTSVGKFDKKELRQIYADVAAVEA, from the coding sequence ATGATGAAATTTGATCTTACCCTACGCGTTTTGCTGGAAAGAGCCAACCAACTGTTCCCCAAGAAGGAGATTATTACCCGGGACTATTCTGGAACATTTCGGTATACCTACGCCGATTTCTACAAAAGGGTAAACCGCCTGGCCAATACCCTTAAAGAATTAGGCGTAAAGCCTGGCGACCGGGTAGGCACCCTGGCTTGGAATCATCACCGGCATCTGGAGCTTTATTTCGGCGTTCCCTGCAGCGGTGCAGTGCTGCACACCTTGAATCTGCGTCTCTCACCGGATCAGCTGGCCTATGTCATCAACCACGGCGAGGATAAAGTAATCTTTGTAGACAAGGACCTTGTTCCCTTAGCTGAAGCAGTAAAAGAGAAGCTCACCACTGTGAAACATTTTGTGGTAATGTCAGACACCGAAGAACTGCCTGCAAGCCACTTATCACCTGCTGCTTCTTATGAGGCGCTGCTTTCTAAAGCCAGCGACCAGTATGATTTCCCTGACATAGATGAATGGTCCACTGCTGCCATGTGCTACACCACTGCCACCACCGGCAACCCCAAAGGCGTCGAATACACCCACCGCGGGCTGGTTCTGCACAGCTATACCGCGGCTCTACCCGATGCCTTAAATATCTCTGAAAGTGACAGGATTATGCCCTTCGTACCCATGTTTCACGCTAATGCGTGGGGCCTGCCTTTTGTCTGCACCTTTCTGGGCACCACCCAGGTATTTCCCGGACCACGGCCGACACCCGAAGACATTTGTGCAGTAATTGACGAACATAAGGTTACCCTAGCTGCCGGGGTACCCACCATCTGGATGGGCACTTTAAATGTCTGGGAGACAGGCCGCTATGACCATACTAGTCTCAGGGCCTTAATCTGTGGCGGCTCAGCCGTACCTAGAGCCCTGCACAAGGCATATCTGGATAAGCTAGGCCTTCCCATCATCCATGCCTACGGCATGACCGAGACCACCCCGGTAGTGTTAGTGTGTAATCCCAAAAGCTATATGCAGGATATGAATGAAGATGATAAGTTAGACCTGGCGTCCAAACAGGGGATTTTGGTACCGGGTTTGGAAATGAAAGTAGTAAATGAAGATGGCAATGAGGTCCCCTGGGACGGGCGCAGCATGGGGGAACTCTTGGTACGCGGGCCTTGGATTGCCAAAGAATACTATAAAGAACCGGAAAGAAGCAAACCCGCTTTCGCGGACGGTTGGCTCCATACCGGCGATATCGTTAATGTTGACCCGGAAGGATACTGCTTTATCGTAGATCGAGCCAAAGATTTGATTAAAAGCGGCGGTGAATGGATCTCCTCCATTGACCTTGAAAATACCATCATGGCCCATCCGGCTGTACTAGAGGCAGCAGTTATCGCCATGCCGCATGATAAATGGGTAGAACGCCCTCTGGCCTGTGTTGTGCTAAAGGAGGACCACCGCGGCAGTACTACCGCCGATGAGATTATCCATTTTCTCACTGACCAGGTGCCGAAGATCTGGCTCCCGGATAGGGTTGAATTTATTGAGGAAATTCCCAAGACCAGCGTCGGGAAGTTTGATAAGAAGGAATTAAGACAAATATATGCCGATGTAGCAGCCGTTGAGGCATAA
- a CDS encoding LysM peptidoglycan-binding domain-containing protein, producing the protein MQYVIQRGDTLFLIAQRFGTTVAAILAANPRITNANLIFVGQVITIPVSPPGPTAPPPPPPGQVTYVVQRSDTLTIIARQFNTTVQAILAVNPQITNPNLIFPGQIIVIPVGPTPTPTPTPTPTPTPTPTPTPTPTPTPPPGFIRYVVQRGDTLFLIAQRFNTTVQAILNANPQITNPNVIFPGQIIFVPA; encoded by the coding sequence GTGCAGTACGTTATTCAACGTGGCGATACTCTTTTCCTTATTGCCCAAAGGTTTGGAACCACGGTTGCGGCAATACTTGCGGCAAACCCGCGCATTACTAACGCTAACCTCATTTTTGTGGGGCAGGTAATCACGATTCCGGTCAGCCCGCCGGGGCCAACAGCACCACCGCCGCCACCGCCGGGTCAGGTGACATATGTGGTGCAGCGGAGCGATACATTGACGATTATTGCCAGACAATTTAATACCACGGTGCAGGCAATACTTGCAGTAAACCCTCAGATCACCAACCCTAATCTGATTTTCCCAGGGCAGATAATCGTAATACCTGTCGGTCCAACGCCCACACCAACTCCAACTCCAACACCTACACCTACACCCACACCAACACCAACACCAACACCGACGCCTACACCGCCTCCCGGATTTATACGGTATGTGGTGCAGCGCGGAGATACGCTGTTTTTGATTGCGCAGCGGTTCAATACGACCGTTCAGGCAATATTAAACGCAAATCCGCAGATCACCAACCCAAATGTGATATTCCCAGGGCAGATAATTTTCGTGCCCGCATAA
- a CDS encoding LysM peptidoglycan-binding domain-containing protein, protein MVEYIFQKRDTLDKIASDFGVSKDAILRASNLKGQEHYLIPGLVLRIPASGS, encoded by the coding sequence GTGGTTGAATACATTTTTCAAAAAAGGGATACCTTGGATAAAATTGCATCCGATTTTGGGGTAAGTAAGGATGCCATTCTCCGAGCCAGTAATTTAAAAGGCCAAGAACACTATTTAATTCCGGGTTTAGTCTTACGCATTCCTGCGTCAGGAAGTTAA